In Prosthecochloris sp. GSB1, the following proteins share a genomic window:
- a CDS encoding 4Fe-4S dicluster domain-containing protein — translation MAKQKNYGMVIDTRVCVGCSACVYACKSENSVPEGYCRDWVVQETNGTYPKLSMENRSERCQHCEKAPCVTYCPTGASHYAEDGTVQVNRSRCTGCKACLAACPYDARFVHPEGYVDKCSLCKHRLDQGLETACVSVCPTKSLNLVDFNEPDQEALALMNGKEVYRQKEHAGTRPSLYWISARNKPGV, via the coding sequence GTGGCTAAGCAGAAAAATTACGGAATGGTTATCGACACACGGGTCTGCGTAGGATGTTCCGCCTGTGTCTATGCGTGCAAATCCGAGAACAGCGTGCCGGAAGGGTACTGCCGGGACTGGGTGGTCCAGGAAACGAACGGCACCTACCCGAAGCTCTCGATGGAAAACCGCTCGGAGCGCTGCCAGCATTGCGAAAAAGCGCCCTGCGTCACCTACTGCCCGACCGGAGCCTCGCACTATGCCGAAGACGGCACGGTGCAGGTGAACCGCTCGCGCTGCACGGGCTGCAAAGCATGCCTCGCAGCATGTCCTTACGATGCCCGCTTCGTGCATCCCGAGGGTTACGTCGACAAATGCTCGCTCTGCAAGCATCGGCTCGACCAGGGTCTCGAAACCGCCTGCGTGTCGGTCTGCCCGACAAAGAGCCTCAATCTTGTGGATTTCAACGAACCGGACCAGGAGGCGCTGGCATTGATGAACGGCAAGGAAGTGTACCGGCAGAAGGAACACGCCGGAACCAGGCCGAGCCTCTACTGGATATCAGCAAGAAACAAACCCGGAGTGTAA